The Amycolatopsis sp. 195334CR genome window below encodes:
- a CDS encoding toxin glutamine deamidase domain-containing protein, giving the protein MPDEVKWLLPIVVGESWPEGDEDKLRSLRDAWHTAAKAINPAAEIGTGGAQEVLGAWTGQSADQFAEAWKKFVEGDEAYFKSLAEACQALGDSCDATALDVEYTKYMIIASLIMLAISIASMIAAAAVTFGGSTAGIVPAQIATRMTVQMIFRQLLQKLMQQGFKKIAQEVLKRVLKEVLINVATGVALDAGIQGLQMASGDRKSWDWDKTKDAAIGGAVEGVVGAASEAIPKGATRGVSDSVGGQIADGAIRGATRGAVEGAATTIGEAAVTGELGNLSASDVLMGASGGATEGAAGGAKGNIDGIRAANAPDVNTPDVDTGDNGSSGSSDSGSSGSGSGSSGSGSSGSSGSSGSSGSSDSSSSSGSSGSSDSSGSSGSSSSSNGSSSGDSSGSSGSSNGSSSGSSSSGDSSSSSSSGGSSSSGGSSSGDSGSGGSSAGSSSGGSSSGSSGSGDSGSSNSSGGSGGSSSNGSSSGGSPYSAADSTSGGSSAGGSSSGGSPAGGSSSSGDSSSGGSSSGGSSSGGSSSGGSPSGGSSSAGGSSGSSSGGSSPDSSPSPGGRSDHVGQASAATMERSDTGAGQQSSSPSPASAPQPQHSPAASSDGGQQQSGGAPQQQAAAGAPAGGAPAGGAPAGGSMGGSPGGSGGSGGSPSGGSSGGSSPSPSSSSGGYGMSPQQSGGSNSGGGGYGMAPPQQGGGNPGGGYNPQQGGGFGPQQGGPPRNQDSVAAAGFTGGGFPPPGAPRADGPPQGAPPPMGPQQQAGGGGFAPPPPPMQQGGGQPQPGGRPNGQGPRPPQGPPPPPGPRPGGAPQQQPGPRGPHGGPPQQGPGGPRPQGPGGPGPGGQPGPGGQHAPGGQQGPGGHQRPGGPPQQQGPGGPQQQGPQRQGPYQPTRGNLDQPPPGRQGPPQQQPPRGPQGRPPFPPQGPPPPRPPQAGFQQGPPQRGPQQPGPGGRPPMPPQGPRPGGQQLPPQGPPPGRQGPPQPFNAWQKPSLEPNQVPSQQQGPPATRPDIPQQSPTPRAPEQPRPDQRAPEQPRPDQRTPEQKAPEQATPGQRAPEQPRSDQAAPEQPKADQKAPEQARTDQAAPEQPKADRAAPEQGKPESDQRTPEQDQAKQDQAEPDQNQPDQHQPDKADQDKGDQDAPEQDAPKQDDQRSDDQRSDDDGRVREDYVTDPNFRSNRPEDVQAVADAQMDTMRSDGHDNNAELPHETSRREAYERRAENPRFKDMSDDGAYAVHTYTRPDIFEQLNQSLRNQDENFPNSVRQANAIASGLNELPPHEGLVSRKVGLLGRAAELLAGQYKVGEIAVETQFNSSSKVTDSMPKSKFGGQVELRILSKTGRDIDQLGMKREGEVLFKPGTQLLVTRNEKVGNTWIIEAEEIGPDDPRYLDPDTVRDKMDERRQLSADQAREVAEAPSRNNDIANALGGGSFDPTPSDPTPPTPEPAPEPPENRGEPDDGWGSLAQPSNPPSVPAIHAGTTNSPEQQVRFLRDTLPEAQHVNSLNFHGFDALEQGYRTNSSESVVAFEGRMRGEDSTAGPVPPDQVSHQGNLDHVQQKLGGEWQAHNDFDSALSDLADRPVGSRSVLAYEYEAPSDPADPNSPKRVVSHLVTAVNTEHGLALVDPQSNRLADLPNPPSSVATLPYHQGDGPTPDHAADTVDHDRSQETPETPETPETPATPETPETLGDLVEPDNRRPDQEYLFDPDFEATPDDHRAIADAFLGEGRHEAVTADAVKARDTDPQYARLSDEDATAIRGYTGHDFYSTANAAHREGPGHPDFDRSQQQVRALVSALNKIEPTPGELIRGANLGGDPVKIQQFRDQYPVGKTAIETTPVSASKKLSPDQGTKFGPDVEMHIDSKTFRDVEKLSQNRGEGESLGKPATQLFVHENRLIKDPATGQEKVYIRAEEIVEGDPRWVDKADAEQQMADRREQCAANERENAARAQATPSPFDSLTTLTPPPEGSTPEPSPQRNITDALSGNEDGGYAGADQGPDGPSMDASQLGDHDWSPLARATNPPGEPAIHADTANPNQQAKYIAERHPEMAGVNPNFHSPDAFANGYQTNCTRGMVAHALRLGGIDAEAGRLLPEDMASMGTLDYVRENLGGGDWRGHSDYDDVIRHMRDQPIGSRAVIAVQYVGNDGNTYGHVAEVVNTKEGVAFIDPQSNSLMSLPHPPVDLKTMPFDPAKAVELHNEKQQVKTDTDTASSADTTQPVPVTKPDAPVDPRIAFQKPDAPVDPRIAFQQNNPPAGSGLPPRSGYEVRPSRIGPDGRPVPSVSHTVPDLTPAGDRGYGMAEPPKQDPTPGNDPTPGDNPTPDQDATPGTDPTPDHTPDRESTSDSTPENERPLPTREEIESYLREDRVRQAIEEGNRITERDPEATVKVNGEPLPIGDAIRAMMLDKDTGPAVARILRDTPFLENSLLARPQTLCNVLKYDGAVDVLESCVREVRDYRGGPEALADSYEADPKPAPSALTEEQAKLSDAAKKEVEKVKPKDLLQPGFDESKREDPDYQREYLDGLYQDWDAKNAMLREFAQLIAGGAEGVEVKSRLVPKSKVRAGDKVDGYDGHANKLNDLVGSIVQYRTVDQAYDGLAKVLEESRRDGSKIKVVDFSDRFVKPQGSGYRDLQMNVRLDLGDGNYHIAELRLHVKAIDDVADYEHALYEVRRDFQAVANEDESRDKNEKGKRVLTPEERALAAAILNEERIRFGEAFRSAGGSETEQRNYTRRTE; this is encoded by the coding sequence ATGCCCGACGAGGTCAAGTGGCTGCTGCCCATCGTCGTCGGCGAGAGTTGGCCCGAGGGCGACGAGGACAAGCTGCGGAGCCTCCGGGACGCCTGGCACACGGCGGCGAAGGCGATCAACCCCGCCGCCGAGATCGGTACCGGTGGCGCGCAGGAGGTGCTCGGCGCGTGGACCGGCCAGAGCGCGGACCAGTTCGCCGAGGCGTGGAAGAAGTTCGTCGAGGGCGACGAGGCGTACTTCAAGTCACTGGCCGAGGCCTGCCAGGCACTCGGTGATTCGTGCGACGCCACGGCGCTGGACGTCGAGTACACGAAGTACATGATCATCGCCTCGCTGATCATGCTGGCGATCTCGATCGCGAGCATGATCGCGGCGGCGGCGGTCACCTTCGGCGGGTCGACCGCGGGCATCGTGCCGGCGCAGATCGCCACCCGGATGACCGTGCAGATGATCTTCCGGCAGCTGCTGCAGAAGCTGATGCAGCAGGGGTTCAAGAAGATCGCGCAGGAAGTGCTGAAGCGGGTCCTCAAAGAGGTCCTGATCAACGTGGCCACCGGGGTGGCGCTGGACGCCGGGATCCAGGGGCTGCAGATGGCCTCCGGGGACCGGAAGTCCTGGGACTGGGACAAGACCAAGGACGCCGCGATCGGCGGTGCGGTCGAAGGTGTGGTCGGCGCGGCCAGCGAGGCGATCCCGAAGGGGGCCACGCGGGGGGTGTCGGACAGCGTCGGCGGCCAGATCGCCGACGGCGCCATCCGCGGCGCGACGCGGGGTGCGGTGGAAGGCGCCGCCACCACCATCGGCGAGGCGGCGGTCACCGGGGAACTGGGGAACCTGAGTGCCTCGGACGTGCTGATGGGCGCCTCAGGCGGGGCGACCGAAGGCGCCGCCGGCGGGGCGAAGGGCAACATCGACGGCATCCGAGCGGCGAACGCCCCCGATGTGAACACCCCAGACGTGGACACGGGGGACAACGGTTCCTCGGGCTCTTCGGATTCGGGTTCTTCCGGCTCGGGTTCCGGTTCTTCCGGCTCGGGCTCGTCTGGTTCTTCGGGTTCCTCCGGCTCATCTGGTTCCTCGGACTCTTCCAGCTCGTCGGGTTCCTCCGGCTCCTCGGATTCGTCGGGCTCCTCCGGTTCGTCGAGCTCCTCCAACGGCTCTTCCTCCGGCGACTCCTCAGGTTCCTCGGGCTCTTCTAACGGCTCGTCCTCCGGAAGCTCCTCCTCGGGCGATTCGTCCTCCAGCTCTTCCTCGGGCGGCTCCTCGTCCTCCGGCGGCTCGTCCTCGGGCGACTCCGGCTCGGGTGGCTCGTCCGCAGGCTCCTCATCCGGGGGCTCTTCGTCGGGCAGCTCCGGCTCGGGTGACTCGGGCTCCAGCAACTCCTCCGGAGGCTCCGGCGGCTCGTCCAGCAACGGCAGTTCCTCCGGCGGCTCGCCGTACTCCGCAGCCGACTCCACCTCCGGCGGCTCCTCTGCCGGCGGTTCTTCGTCCGGCGGCTCCCCTGCGGGCGGCTCCTCGTCCTCGGGCGACTCGTCTTCCGGAGGCTCTTCGTCCGGAGGCTCTTCGTCCGGAGGCTCCTCCTCGGGTGGTTCTCCGTCCGGCGGCTCGTCGTCGGCGGGTGGCTCTTCGGGCTCGTCCTCGGGTGGCTCCAGCCCGGATTCCTCGCCTTCCCCGGGCGGGCGCTCGGATCACGTGGGCCAGGCGTCCGCGGCGACCATGGAGCGTTCCGACACCGGCGCCGGCCAGCAGTCCTCATCCCCGTCGCCCGCGTCGGCGCCGCAGCCTCAGCACTCCCCGGCCGCCTCCAGTGATGGCGGCCAGCAACAGTCGGGTGGAGCGCCTCAGCAGCAAGCCGCCGCAGGTGCCCCGGCGGGTGGCGCGCCCGCGGGCGGTGCCCCGGCAGGCGGCTCCATGGGCGGCAGCCCGGGCGGCTCGGGCGGCTCGGGCGGCTCGCCGTCCGGCGGGTCGTCGGGTGGTAGTTCGCCTTCGCCCTCGTCGTCTAGTGGCGGGTATGGGATGTCGCCGCAGCAGAGCGGCGGCAGCAACAGCGGTGGCGGCGGCTACGGCATGGCACCCCCACAGCAGGGCGGTGGCAACCCCGGCGGCGGGTACAACCCGCAGCAGGGTGGCGGGTTCGGGCCCCAGCAGGGCGGGCCGCCGCGCAATCAGGATTCGGTGGCCGCCGCGGGCTTCACCGGCGGGGGTTTCCCACCGCCGGGGGCGCCTCGGGCAGATGGGCCGCCGCAGGGTGCGCCGCCGCCGATGGGGCCTCAGCAGCAAGCGGGTGGCGGTGGCTTCGCGCCGCCTCCGCCGCCGATGCAGCAGGGTGGCGGCCAGCCGCAACCGGGCGGCCGTCCGAACGGTCAGGGACCGCGTCCCCCGCAGGGACCGCCTCCGCCGCCGGGACCGCGCCCGGGTGGCGCGCCGCAGCAGCAGCCGGGTCCGCGGGGACCGCATGGTGGACCTCCGCAACAAGGCCCGGGTGGGCCGCGCCCGCAGGGACCCGGCGGTCCTGGACCCGGTGGACAGCCCGGGCCCGGTGGACAGCACGCGCCCGGTGGTCAGCAGGGACCTGGTGGGCACCAGCGCCCCGGTGGACCTCCTCAGCAACAGGGACCTGGTGGTCCCCAGCAACAGGGCCCCCAGCGACAGGGGCCGTACCAGCCGACGCGTGGCAATCTCGACCAGCCGCCGCCGGGGCGGCAGGGGCCGCCTCAGCAGCAGCCGCCTCGGGGGCCGCAGGGGCGTCCGCCGTTCCCGCCGCAGGGACCGCCGCCGCCACGTCCGCCGCAGGCGGGTTTCCAGCAGGGGCCGCCTCAGCGCGGACCGCAGCAGCCTGGGCCCGGTGGGCGTCCGCCGATGCCGCCGCAGGGGCCGCGGCCGGGTGGGCAGCAGCTCCCGCCGCAGGGTCCGCCGCCCGGACGGCAGGGGCCGCCCCAGCCGTTCAACGCTTGGCAGAAGCCTTCGCTCGAGCCGAACCAGGTGCCGTCGCAGCAGCAGGGTCCGCCGGCCACCCGGCCGGACATCCCGCAGCAGTCGCCGACGCCGCGCGCCCCGGAACAGCCGAGGCCCGACCAGCGCGCACCCGAGCAGCCCAGGCCGGACCAGCGCACGCCGGAGCAGAAGGCACCGGAGCAGGCCACGCCCGGCCAACGGGCACCCGAGCAGCCCAGGTCCGACCAGGCTGCGCCGGAACAGCCCAAGGCCGACCAAAAGGCGCCCGAGCAGGCCAGGACCGACCAAGCCGCGCCCGAGCAGCCCAAGGCCGATCGGGCCGCGCCCGAGCAGGGCAAGCCCGAGTCCGATCAGCGCACGCCCGAGCAGGACCAGGCCAAGCAGGACCAGGCCGAGCCTGACCAGAACCAGCCCGACCAGCACCAGCCCGACAAGGCTGACCAGGACAAGGGCGACCAGGACGCACCCGAGCAGGACGCGCCCAAGCAGGACGACCAAAGGTCCGACGACCAGCGGTCCGACGACGACGGGCGGGTCCGCGAGGACTACGTGACGGACCCGAACTTCCGGTCCAACCGTCCCGAGGACGTCCAGGCCGTGGCCGACGCGCAGATGGACACGATGCGCTCCGACGGCCACGACAACAACGCCGAGCTGCCCCACGAGACCTCCCGCCGGGAGGCCTACGAGCGCCGCGCCGAGAACCCGCGCTTCAAGGACATGTCCGACGACGGCGCCTACGCCGTCCACACCTACACCCGCCCGGACATCTTCGAGCAGCTCAACCAGTCCCTCCGCAACCAGGACGAGAACTTCCCGAACTCCGTCCGCCAGGCCAACGCCATCGCGTCAGGGCTCAACGAGCTGCCCCCGCACGAGGGCCTGGTCTCCCGCAAGGTGGGCCTCCTCGGCCGGGCCGCGGAGCTGCTCGCCGGCCAGTACAAGGTCGGCGAGATCGCCGTCGAGACGCAGTTCAACAGCTCCAGCAAGGTCACCGACTCCATGCCGAAGAGCAAGTTCGGCGGCCAGGTGGAGCTGCGCATCCTGTCGAAGACCGGGCGCGACATCGACCAGCTCGGCATGAAGCGCGAAGGCGAGGTGCTGTTCAAGCCCGGCACCCAGCTGCTCGTCACCAGGAACGAGAAGGTCGGCAACACCTGGATCATCGAGGCCGAGGAGATCGGCCCGGACGATCCGCGCTACCTCGACCCCGACACCGTGCGCGACAAGATGGACGAGCGCCGCCAGCTCAGCGCCGACCAGGCGCGCGAAGTGGCCGAGGCCCCGTCGAGGAACAACGACATCGCGAACGCGCTCGGCGGCGGCTCCTTCGACCCCACGCCGTCCGACCCCACGCCGCCGACCCCGGAACCCGCGCCCGAACCGCCGGAGAACCGCGGCGAGCCCGACGACGGCTGGGGCAGCCTGGCCCAGCCGTCCAACCCGCCGAGCGTGCCCGCGATCCATGCCGGCACCACGAACTCGCCGGAGCAGCAGGTCCGCTTCCTGCGGGACACGCTGCCCGAGGCGCAGCACGTCAACTCGCTCAACTTCCACGGCTTCGACGCGCTCGAACAGGGCTACCGCACCAACTCCAGTGAGTCCGTGGTCGCCTTCGAAGGGCGCATGCGCGGCGAGGACAGCACCGCCGGACCGGTGCCGCCGGACCAGGTCAGCCACCAGGGCAACCTGGACCACGTCCAGCAGAAGCTGGGCGGCGAGTGGCAGGCGCACAACGACTTCGACTCCGCGCTGAGCGACCTGGCCGACCGCCCGGTCGGCTCTCGGTCGGTGCTCGCCTACGAGTACGAGGCGCCCAGCGACCCGGCCGACCCGAACTCGCCGAAGCGCGTGGTCAGCCACCTGGTCACCGCGGTCAACACCGAGCACGGCCTGGCGCTGGTCGACCCGCAGAGCAACCGCCTCGCGGACCTGCCGAACCCGCCGTCGAGCGTCGCCACGCTGCCGTACCACCAGGGCGACGGGCCGACGCCGGACCACGCCGCCGACACGGTGGACCACGACCGGAGCCAGGAGACCCCGGAGACTCCCGAGACCCCCGAAACCCCGGCCACGCCCGAAACCCCCGAGACGCTCGGGGACCTGGTCGAGCCGGACAACCGGCGGCCGGACCAGGAGTACCTGTTCGACCCGGACTTCGAGGCCACCCCGGACGACCACCGGGCCATCGCCGACGCGTTCCTGGGCGAGGGCAGGCACGAGGCCGTCACCGCGGACGCGGTCAAGGCCCGCGACACGGATCCGCAGTACGCCCGGCTGTCCGATGAGGACGCCACCGCGATCCGCGGCTACACCGGTCACGACTTCTACTCGACCGCGAACGCCGCGCACCGCGAAGGCCCCGGCCACCCGGACTTCGACCGGTCGCAGCAGCAGGTCCGGGCGCTGGTCAGCGCGCTGAACAAGATCGAGCCGACGCCCGGTGAGCTGATCCGCGGCGCCAACCTCGGCGGCGACCCGGTCAAGATCCAGCAGTTCCGCGACCAGTACCCGGTCGGGAAGACCGCGATCGAGACGACGCCGGTGAGCGCGAGCAAGAAGCTCTCGCCGGACCAGGGCACCAAGTTCGGCCCCGACGTCGAGATGCACATCGACTCGAAGACCTTCCGCGACGTGGAGAAGCTGTCGCAGAACCGGGGCGAGGGCGAGTCGCTCGGCAAGCCGGCCACGCAGCTGTTCGTCCACGAGAACCGGCTGATCAAGGACCCGGCGACCGGCCAGGAGAAGGTGTACATCCGGGCCGAGGAGATCGTCGAGGGCGATCCGCGCTGGGTCGACAAGGCCGACGCCGAGCAGCAGATGGCGGACCGGCGCGAGCAGTGCGCGGCGAACGAGCGGGAGAACGCGGCGCGGGCGCAGGCGACTCCGTCGCCGTTCGACAGCCTCACCACGCTCACCCCGCCGCCGGAAGGCAGCACGCCGGAACCGTCGCCGCAGCGGAACATCACCGACGCGCTCAGCGGCAACGAAGACGGTGGTTACGCGGGTGCCGACCAGGGCCCCGACGGTCCGTCGATGGACGCCAGCCAGCTCGGCGACCACGACTGGTCGCCGTTGGCGCGGGCGACCAACCCGCCGGGCGAACCGGCCATCCACGCCGACACCGCGAACCCCAACCAGCAGGCGAAGTACATCGCCGAGCGGCACCCGGAGATGGCCGGGGTCAACCCGAACTTCCACTCGCCGGACGCGTTCGCCAACGGGTACCAGACGAACTGCACGCGCGGCATGGTCGCGCACGCGCTGCGCCTCGGCGGCATCGACGCGGAGGCCGGTCGGCTGCTGCCCGAGGACATGGCGTCCATGGGCACGCTCGACTACGTGCGGGAGAACCTCGGCGGCGGGGACTGGCGCGGGCACAGCGACTACGACGACGTGATCCGGCACATGCGGGACCAGCCGATCGGCTCGCGCGCGGTGATCGCGGTGCAGTACGTCGGGAACGACGGGAACACCTACGGGCACGTGGCGGAGGTGGTGAACACCAAGGAAGGCGTGGCGTTCATCGATCCGCAGAGCAACTCGCTGATGAGCCTGCCGCACCCGCCGGTCGACCTGAAGACGATGCCGTTCGACCCGGCGAAGGCGGTCGAGCTGCACAACGAGAAGCAGCAGGTCAAGACCGACACCGACACGGCGTCGTCGGCGGACACCACGCAGCCGGTTCCGGTGACGAAGCCGGACGCCCCGGTGGATCCGCGGATCGCGTTCCAGAAGCCGGATGCCCCGGTGGACCCGCGGATCGCGTTCCAGCAGAACAACCCGCCCGCGGGTTCGGGGCTGCCGCCGCGCTCGGGGTACGAGGTGCGGCCGTCGCGGATCGGGCCGGACGGGCGGCCGGTGCCGTCGGTCTCGCACACCGTGCCGGACCTGACCCCGGCCGGGGACCGCGGTTACGGCATGGCGGAACCCCCGAAGCAGGACCCGACGCCGGGCAACGACCCCACACCGGGCGACAACCCGACGCCGGACCAGGACGCGACCCCCGGCACCGACCCGACTCCGGACCACACCCCGGACCGGGAGTCCACTTCGGACTCCACGCCGGAGAACGAGCGGCCGCTGCCCACGCGCGAGGAGATCGAGAGCTACTTGCGGGAAGATCGCGTGCGGCAGGCGATCGAGGAGGGCAACCGGATCACCGAGCGCGACCCGGAAGCCACCGTCAAGGTCAACGGCGAACCGCTCCCGATCGGCGACGCGATCCGGGCGATGATGCTGGACAAGGACACCGGCCCCGCCGTGGCGAGGATCCTGCGGGATACCCCGTTCCTGGAGAACTCGCTGCTCGCGCGGCCGCAGACGCTGTGCAACGTGCTGAAGTACGACGGCGCGGTGGACGTGCTGGAGTCCTGCGTCCGCGAGGTGCGCGACTACCGCGGCGGCCCCGAGGCACTCGCCGACTCCTACGAGGCGGACCCAAAACCGGCGCCGAGCGCCCTGACCGAGGAACAGGCCAAGCTTTCGGACGCGGCCAAGAAGGAAGTCGAGAAGGTCAAGCCCAAGGATCTCTTGCAGCCGGGCTTCGACGAGTCCAAGAGGGAGGACCCCGACTACCAGCGCGAGTACCTCGACGGCCTGTACCAGGACTGGGACGCGAAGAACGCGATGTTGCGCGAGTTCGCGCAACTGATCGCCGGGGGTGCCGAGGGCGTCGAGGTCAAGTCGCGGTTGGTGCCCAAGAGCAAGGTGCGTGCCGGGGACAAGGTCGATGGTTACGACGGCCACGCCAACAAGCTGAACGACCTGGTCGGCTCGATCGTCCAGTACCGGACCGTCGACCAGGCGTACGACGGGCTGGCCAAGGTGCTCGAGGAAAGCCGCCGAGACGGTTCGAAGATCAAGGTGGTCGACTTCTCCGACCGGTTCGTGAAACCGCAGGGCAGCGGTTACCGCGACCTGCAGATGAACGTCCGGCTGGACCTCGGCGACGGGAACTACCACATCGCCGAGCTGCGGCTGCACGTCAAGGCGATCGACGACGTGGCCGACTACGAGCACGCGCTCTACGAAGTCCGGCGTGACTTCCAGGCCGTAGCGAACGAAGACGAGAGCCGCGACAAGAACGAGAAGGGCAAGCGGGTGCTGACCCCGGAGGAACGCGCACTGGCCGCGGCCATTCTCAACGAGGAGCGGATCCGGTTCGGTGAAGCGTTCCGGTCGGCGGGTGGCTCGGAGACGGAGCAGCGGAACTACACCAGAAGGACTGAGTGA
- a CDS encoding WXG100 family type VII secretion target yields the protein MGAGGAGGQGFTLDPDAATSAAGKLNIAADQLEDAGKALADALAAEGACWGDDESGQEFAKDYVPGAEGAVKAFTSIVEGIRALKTNVETAVQSMEGADETVRGVLKEGGGV from the coding sequence ATGGGTGCGGGAGGAGCCGGGGGCCAGGGCTTCACCCTCGACCCGGACGCGGCCACCTCGGCCGCCGGGAAGCTGAACATCGCCGCGGACCAGCTCGAGGACGCGGGCAAGGCGCTCGCCGACGCGCTGGCCGCCGAAGGCGCCTGCTGGGGCGACGACGAGTCGGGCCAGGAGTTCGCCAAGGACTACGTGCCGGGTGCCGAAGGCGCGGTGAAGGCGTTCACTTCGATCGTCGAAGGGATCCGCGCGCTCAAAACGAACGTCGAAACCGCCGTGCAGAGCATGGAAGGCGCCGACGAAACGGTCCGGGGTGTGCTGAAAGAGGGCGGAGGCGTCTGA
- a CDS encoding YbaB/EbfC family nucleoid-associated protein — MTTPGDDRARLEARNAAMKDRVDGLLEQFNRQTEQLREAQAAAAEASATVTSKDGLVRATIDANGVLSKLDFAPTAFERSGGPAALAASVLEVVRTGGLQVKQQVADLMSPLTEGMPDLNELFEDAPSLAGLVPSIPDFTPPAPEPEARPESFEDEGSIFQNRQQQTPPPPPAAAAPPPPPPPPPPSMPQPKPTTRRARPAPVEDEEEPPDSWLTRGNR, encoded by the coding sequence GTGACCACGCCAGGGGACGATCGAGCCCGGCTCGAGGCGCGCAACGCCGCCATGAAGGACCGGGTCGACGGCCTGCTGGAGCAGTTCAACCGGCAGACCGAGCAACTGCGCGAGGCGCAGGCCGCGGCCGCCGAAGCCTCGGCCACGGTCACCTCCAAGGACGGGCTGGTCCGCGCCACCATCGACGCCAACGGCGTGCTGAGCAAACTGGACTTCGCGCCCACCGCGTTCGAGCGCAGCGGCGGTCCGGCCGCGCTCGCCGCCTCCGTGCTGGAAGTGGTGCGCACCGGCGGGTTGCAGGTCAAGCAGCAGGTGGCGGACCTGATGTCGCCGCTGACCGAGGGCATGCCGGACCTGAACGAGCTGTTCGAGGACGCCCCCTCGCTGGCCGGGCTGGTTCCGTCCATTCCGGACTTCACCCCGCCGGCACCGGAGCCGGAGGCGCGGCCGGAGTCCTTCGAGGACGAGGGCTCGATCTTCCAGAACCGCCAGCAGCAGACCCCGCCGCCCCCGCCGGCGGCCGCGGCCCCGCCGCCACCTCCGCCTCCGCCGCCGCCCTCGATGCCGCAGCCCAAGCCGACCACGCGCCGGGCGCGACCGGCACCGGTCGAGGATGAGGAAGAGCCGCCGGACAGCTGGCTCACCAGGGGGAACCGCTGA
- a CDS encoding MFS transporter, which produces MVTAGTERSGVRELLAPPGFRRLLLSRFASQWGDGVYQAGLAGAVLFNPERAADALTIAGGFAALLLPYSVLGPFAGALLDRWDRRQVLVVANLLRAVAIGMSALSVGLGTEGVPLFALALVVMGISRFAGCGLSASLPHVVPPAKLVGANALATTLGSIVAVLGGGCAIALRAVLGQDDVGSAWTTACAIAGSLVAAVIAARFARGELGPSTVDEPAVAVLAVARGLADGARAVLRTPSVRAGFLGLFAHRVGFGISLLLTVLLMRFSFTDHGLLRAGLTGLGQLALLAGAGLLLGGLVTPRLVARFGPRRVITAGLLLAAASLAGLGLPLVLPTVLLASFTLAVAGQLVKLCVDAAIQQDVGDEVRGRVFACYDALFTITQVAAVVVTALVAPLDGRAPGVLLVATAVYGVGALGYLAVTRSSIRTSE; this is translated from the coding sequence GTGGTGACCGCGGGCACCGAACGCAGCGGCGTCCGCGAACTGCTCGCGCCGCCCGGGTTCCGGCGGCTGCTCCTCTCCCGTTTCGCCTCGCAGTGGGGTGACGGCGTCTACCAGGCCGGACTCGCCGGCGCGGTGCTGTTCAACCCCGAACGCGCGGCCGACGCGCTGACCATCGCCGGTGGGTTCGCCGCGCTGCTGCTGCCGTATTCGGTGCTCGGCCCGTTCGCCGGCGCGCTGCTCGATCGCTGGGACCGGCGGCAGGTGCTGGTGGTGGCGAACCTCCTGCGCGCGGTGGCGATCGGGATGTCGGCGTTGTCGGTCGGCCTGGGTACCGAGGGCGTGCCGTTGTTCGCGCTCGCGCTGGTGGTGATGGGGATCTCCCGGTTCGCCGGCTGCGGGCTGTCGGCTTCGCTGCCGCACGTGGTGCCGCCCGCGAAGCTGGTCGGCGCGAACGCGCTCGCCACCACGCTCGGTTCGATCGTGGCCGTGCTCGGCGGCGGCTGCGCGATCGCCCTGCGCGCGGTGCTGGGACAGGACGACGTCGGCTCGGCGTGGACCACCGCGTGCGCCATCGCCGGTTCACTCGTCGCCGCGGTGATCGCCGCGCGGTTCGCCCGCGGCGAGCTCGGACCGTCCACTGTGGATGAACCGGCGGTGGCGGTGCTGGCGGTGGCCAGGGGATTGGCCGACGGTGCTCGCGCGGTCCTGCGCACCCCGTCGGTCCGCGCCGGCTTCCTGGGGCTGTTCGCGCACCGCGTCGGGTTCGGCATCTCGCTGCTGCTCACCGTGTTGCTGATGCGGTTCTCCTTCACCGACCACGGGCTGCTGCGCGCCGGGCTGACCGGGCTCGGTCAGCTCGCCCTGCTGGCCGGTGCCGGTCTGCTGCTCGGCGGCCTGGTGACGCCGCGGCTGGTGGCGCGGTTCGGTCCGCGCCGGGTGATCACCGCCGGGCTGCTGCTCGCGGCCGCGTCGCTCGCCGGACTCGGGCTCCCGCTGGTGCTGCCGACCGTGTTGCTGGCGTCGTTCACGCTGGCGGTGGCCGGGCAGCTGGTGAAGTTGTGCGTGGACGCGGCGATCCAGCAGGACGTCGGCGACGAGGTCCGCGGCCGGGTGTTCGCCTGCTACGACGCGTTGTTCACCATCACGCAGGTCGCGGCCGTCGTGGTGACCGCGCTCGTGGCGCCGTTGGACGGCCGCGCGCCCGGTGTCCTCCTGGTCGCGACGGCGGTCTACGGGGTGGGCGCATTGGGCTATCTGGCGGTCACCCGCTCCTCGATTCGCACTAGCGAATGA
- a CDS encoding YqgE/AlgH family protein: MGDVRADAEVEPGSLLVAAPTMFDPNFRRTVVFVIDHRDEGTLGVVLNRPSEVPVDDVLPVWGQHVVEPQSVFVGGPVEKKTALCLAALRTGQDAASVPGVIAVRGPVALVDLDADPDALVPKVRGLRVFAGYAGWDSGQLAGEIARGDWLIVPALPSDVLATPNRDLWGQVLRRQGVPTALLATHPGDLQRN, from the coding sequence ATGGGCGACGTGCGAGCGGACGCCGAGGTGGAACCGGGATCTTTGCTGGTCGCTGCCCCCACCATGTTCGACCCCAATTTCCGGCGGACCGTGGTGTTCGTCATCGATCACCGCGACGAGGGCACGCTCGGCGTGGTGCTGAACCGGCCGAGCGAGGTGCCGGTGGACGACGTGCTCCCGGTCTGGGGCCAGCACGTGGTCGAGCCGCAGTCGGTTTTCGTCGGCGGGCCGGTGGAGAAGAAGACGGCGTTGTGCCTGGCCGCGCTGCGCACCGGGCAGGACGCGGCGAGCGTGCCGGGGGTGATCGCCGTGCGCGGGCCGGTGGCGCTGGTCGATCTGGACGCCGACCCGGACGCGCTGGTGCCGAAGGTGCGCGGGCTGCGGGTGTTCGCCGGGTACGCCGGCTGGGATTCCGGGCAGCTGGCCGGGGAGATCGCCCGCGGGGACTGGCTGATCGTGCCCGCGTTGCCCAGCGACGTGCTGGCCACGCCGAACCGGGACCTGTGGGGCCAGGTGCTGCGGCGGCAGGGCGTGCCGACCGCGCTACTGGCTACGCACCCTGGGGACCTGCAGCGGAACTGA